The Gemmatimonas phototrophica region CGCACGTCGGTCAGCACGATGTCCGGGCGCAATTCATCAATCTTTTCGATGCCCTGTTTCCCCCCGTGCGCCGTGTACGGGATGAATCCTTCGGTCTTGAGCAGAATGCGGAGCGACTCGAGAATCCCCGATTCGTCGTCAACAATGAGCACGCGGGGCGCGCCCTCGTGTACAGATGCTACGGTCACGCGATGACTCCAGACGGGTTGGAACTGATGGCCGGGGATACGGGCGGCGTAGCCGGCGTTACGGGGAGCACCACGGAGAACCGGGTGCCTTTGGGAAGTCGGTCAACCAGCACGACACCGCGATGCGCTTCCACGGCCCGGTGGACGACGGGGAGCCCCAAGCCGGTGCCCCCGACTTTGCCGCTCACAAATGGTTCGAACAGTCGATCCTTGAGCTCTTCGGGAATGCCAGGACCATCGTCCGTTACGGTGATCGCTACCAGCGCCCCCGTCACCGCGACGGAGGAGCCATCCACGCCTTCCGGCGCTCGGCGATCCACTTCCACAAACACATGTCCCTCGGTGCCCACCGCCTGAATGGCGTTGAGCACGAGGTTGAACACCGCACGGTGCAACAGATCTTCGTCGCCCATGAGTCGGGGCAGGTCGGAGGCAACATCGACCTGGACCTGCACACCAGGACCGCGATCTGGGTGGGCCGCCGCCAGCATGGCCGCCGTATGCGTCAACGCTCCCACATCCAGCGACTCAAGCCGCATGACCCGCGTACGGGCAAAGTCCAGAAAATCGGCCAAGAGGCGACTCAAACGATCGGCTTCCCGTACGATGAGGCCGTGCAGGATCGCTTCGTCGTCGTCTTCCCCAGCAGGTGCCGGGGCGTACCGACGGGCCAGCTGTTCGGTGGCGCTGCGAATGGACGCCAGCGGATTGCGGATCTCGTGAGCCAGTGACGCGCTGAGTTCCGCCACCGCCTGGAGCCGTTCCGCCCGGATATGCAGCGCCTGAATGCGCTTGCTGTCGGAAATGTCCTGAAAGATCGCCGTGGCGGTGACGCTGCCATCTGGTCGCGTACCATCGGCAACGGTCGTCGTCACGCCAATCTCGAACTCCTCGCCATTGCGTCGGATGATCCCTTCGGCACGCGTGGTACGGATGCCGTCACGGGCGCTGCGCTCTAACAGGTCTGCCAGTTGCGGGGAGACCTGAATCAGCGTGGGCAGCAGCGGCTTACCGGTAAATGCTCGCAGTTCGAGCCCCAGCAACTCCGTGGCCGCCGGATTGGCGTACAGCAGGCGCCCTTGCGCATCAACGGTCAGAATGCCCGAACGAATGGTCCGGAGGATCTCCGCTGCCTCCAACTGCACTTTGACCAGTTGGGCAGCCAGTGCCTCGCGCCCGGTGCCAGCCTGACGCAGCCGCAGGGCCAGATAGCCGGATCCTACCGCGACCACGGCAAAAACGGAGAGCTGCACCCCGACCCCAGCAAATGGGGTGCCTGTCCCAGGGCGTAGCCAGAGGACATCCAGCGAGTACAGCACGCACGCCGAGGCTGCCACAACAAGCCCGCCCCGGAAGGGGAGGAGGAGCGAGGCGCTGGCAATCACCAGGATGTACAAGGCCGCAAACTGGGAGCTCCACCCGCCGGTGATGTGCACCACGGCGGTAACCAGCAGGAGGTCCAGCGCACACTGGCCGGCATAAAACGCGACCCCCAATGGGCGGCGCCGTTCGAACTCGGCGTAGAGGGCCGACACCACCGTGGCGAGCGTGGCCATGGCAAAGGCGAGCGTCGCCACCAGAGTATCCGCCGGAGCCGCCTGATTCCAAACGAAGACCGCGGCCACCAGGATCGCACACGCCAGAACAACACGCGCGAGCCACACCCAGCGGAGCATCCGCCGGGGCTCGAGCATCTCCTGAATGGGGTCCTGCGGAAACGCGGGGGTATATCGCACGCGGAAAAGGAGACCAGAGTCGTGCAGATTGCAACAGGGCCAAGCGCCCTTTAGGTATTGCAGATTGCACTACCCTGACGAATCAGCCGTCCGCCCGTTTCCTTTGGGTCATGCTTGTTGAAACCCCGTTGTCCTCCGAACCCGAGCTGACCGCCGCCACCATTGTGGTCCGGCTCCTGTTCGTGCTGTTCCTGGTATTGCTCAATGCGTTCTTCGTGGCCGCCGAGTTTGCGCTGGTGGCCGTGCGCCGCAGCCGCATTGACCAAATGGCGGCCGAAGGTGACCGCAGTGCCGTGGTGGTGCAGAAGGCCCTGTCCCAGCTGGACCGGTACATCTCCGGAACCCAGCTTGGCATTACGCTGGCGTCGCTGGCTCTGGGCTGGATTGGTGAGCCGGCGGTGGCGGTGGTCGTGGACAAGGTGCTGGCACAGGTCGGCATTGCCCCGGCCCCGGGAGCCGTACACACCGGCGCCGGCATTGCCATGGCCTTTCTCGTCATCACCTTCCTCCACATCGTGCTGGGGGAGCTGGCGCCCAAGTCCATTGCCTTGGCCAAGCCTGAGTCGGTGAGCCGTTGGGTGGTGCGCCCACTCATGCTCTTTTCACGCGTCATGTCGCCGTTCATTGCCATGCTGAACGGCACCGCCAATCGCATGTTGCGGGTCGTTGGCGTTGAGCCGGTATCCGAAGGCGAGCACGTTCACAGCCCGGAAGAATTGCGGCTGCTGGTCATGCAGGCGCGAGCACACGGCACGCTGGACGAATCCGACTCGGCGATGCTGGCCGGCGTGTTTGACTTTCACAACAAGCGGGCCGTGGATGTCATGCGCCCCCGCACGGATATGGTGGCGATTGCCGAAGACGTGGAGCTCGAGGAACTGATCGAGACGCTGCGACGCGAACGCTATTCACGGTATCCGGTGTATCGAGAGACGGCCGACGATATTGTCGGGGTGTTTCTGGCCAAGGATTTCTGGTTGGCCGAACATCCGGAAACGTTTTTGTTGCGCGAACACCTGCGCGAACCCCTGTTCGTCCCGGCGACTCGCGGAGCGGAGCGGGTATTGGATGACTTGCGCCGGACGCGGGCCCATCTGGCCGTGGTACTCGATGAATACGGCGGAACGGCCGGCATCGTGACCATGGAGGATCTGGTCGAAGAAGTTGTGGGCGACATTGCCGACGAGTACGATCCGCTGTCGCGGGATGCTCTCTTGTTTGACGGCGTGCTCGAGCTGGCCGGATCGATGTCGCTGGTGGATGTGCGTTCCGATCACAAACTGCCCATTCCGGAGGGCGACTGGAGCACGCTGGGCGGGTACGCCTTTGCGGCATTAGGGCGATTACCGCGGGTTGGTGATCGTGTGACGTATCCCGGCGGCGAACTGGAAGTCGTGGCCATGGACGGCCGTCGGGTAGCGGCGCTCCGCGTGCACCGTCGCGCGGACACGGCAATCGCGGGGCATTCATGATGCCGTTGGTACGATGCCGCCGCTGGCCAACGCGGTGGGTAGCCGTCGTCGCGCTGACGGGCTTGGCGGCCTGCGGTGCGTCGGCCGAACGTATCGCGCGCAACGATGGGACGGCGGCAGTAGCGATGGGACAGGACACCGTGGGGCCAGCCGCCCCCGACGGCGCACCGGCGAGTGCCTTTCCTGAGCCGAAGCGCGACGTGGCGGACATTGTCGCGCCACGATGGACCGATGAAGATGCCCGGGATGATGCCGGCGAATTCAACACGGTGGTCAAGCTGGCCGGTATTCGTGCCGGTCAGGCGGTGGCCGATATAGGCGCCGGCGACGGCTACTACGTAGCGCGACTGTCGCCACTGGTTGGTGCGAGCGGCGTGGTGTACGGACAGGATATCGTGCCGGACTACCTGGGCTTGCTGCAGCGCCGGGTGCGTCGCGACGGTTTGCGAAACGTGCGCGTGGTGCTGGGCGAGGCGCACGATCCGCGCCTGCCGGCCGGCAGCGTGGACGTTGCCATCATGATTCATATGTACCACGAGATTACGCAGCCCTTTGCGTTGCTCTGGAACCTCGCCACGGCCATGCGCCCCGGTGGCACACTGGTCATACTCGACCTTGAGCGTCCCACGTTCGGACACGGGACGCCGCCTTCGTTGCTTCGCTGTGAACTGGAGCGGGTCGGCTACACGCAACTCACATTCACCCGGACGGGCCCGGAAGAATACGTTGCCATCTACTCAGCGCCCGACAGTTCAGCACGCCCCACGCCTGCCGCGCTGTCGGCGTCGCTGGCGGACACCCCGTGTCGCACGTCATGACTGCGTCCGACGAAGTGCTGGAGGTTGCTCCGGGAGTACAGATCCCCTTGGCGGAGCTACAGATCACGGCGATTTCGGGTGGCGGCCCGGGCGGTCAGCACGTGAACAAGAGCGCCACGCGCATTGCCGTGCAGTGGAACCTGCGCACCACGCGCGCCTTGCGTGATGATCAGCGGGCGTGGGTCCTCGACAAGCTGTCGTCGCGACTGGATACCGACGGCGCGCTCCGGATTGTGGCCGGCGAATACCGGAGCCAGCAGCAGAACCGCCGGGCCGCACTGGAGCGACTGCAGCAACTGGTGGCCCGCGCCCTCATTGTGCCACGGGCGCGGAAGGCCACCAGACCAACGCGTGGTTCCGTTCTGGATCGACTGACGTCAAAGAAACAGCGATCGGCAACCAAACAGCAGCGGCGCCGGCCTCAGGACGACTGATCCGCCTCTCGTCTCAGAACGCGATGAAGTTGACGCCAATGTAGTACGTGATGAAATCGGCGCGCCCGCGGACCGGCACGGGGGTGGCATTGCTTTCGTAGGCCTGCTTCACGCGATCCGCCGTCAGGTAGCGGACGTCATCATGGCGCAGGAATCGCGCCCCGAGGTCCAGCCGTACGGGGGTATTGCCATTGGATACCCTGAAATAGCCACCCACGGCACCGCCGTACGCCCAGACGGCGTCGCTGGAATTGGTGGTGCTGGCAAACGGATCGGCATTCTGCGAGCCCTCAACCGAGCTCTCCGTCCAGAAGACCGAGAAGCCACCGAGAGCTGTGGCATACGGGGTGAACACCCCGGTGGGACCGAGCAACTGCGGGCCCACCACCACGGTGGCAATATTGCTGGTGGTCCGCAGGTCGAGCTGAATGAGCCCACCAGTTCCGGCCAACGGAATACGCCGCCGGTTGTTGGCGTACGAGATGAACGAGAAATCGCCCCGCAGGTTGAGGATCTTATTGTCGTCGAGGGCGCCGAGGATATACCCCCCCAGCCCGAAGCCATTGTTGGTATTGGCGGCGAAGTCCCCTTTGGGCTCGGTCACCTGGAGATGAATGCCAACCGACCCCCGACCGGACGGGCGATTCACGGGACCGGCATCCTGGGCCACGAGGGCCGCAGGAAGACTCATGACGGTTGCCGCCGCAGCGGCCAGCAGAAGTGAAGTACGCATACTGAGCTATACGCCGTAGCTCCCGGAAGGTGTCACCGCTATTGTCTCCAGTACGTCGCGGCAAGCTTAGCGGGCGGGCACCTTGAATCCCGACCGAAGTCTTCGTATTTGTTCGGCTTATGCTCAGGAACCTGTCGCGCCCGTTGTTCTGGGGAATCGTGCTCGCCATTGGCGTGCTCGTCGCGGCGTGGCGTCCCCTGGAGGCC contains the following coding sequences:
- a CDS encoding class I SAM-dependent methyltransferase codes for the protein MMPLVRCRRWPTRWVAVVALTGLAACGASAERIARNDGTAAVAMGQDTVGPAAPDGAPASAFPEPKRDVADIVAPRWTDEDARDDAGEFNTVVKLAGIRAGQAVADIGAGDGYYVARLSPLVGASGVVYGQDIVPDYLGLLQRRVRRDGLRNVRVVLGEAHDPRLPAGSVDVAIMIHMYHEITQPFALLWNLATAMRPGGTLVILDLERPTFGHGTPPSLLRCELERVGYTQLTFTRTGPEEYVAIYSAPDSSARPTPAALSASLADTPCRTS
- a CDS encoding two-component system sensor histidine kinase NtrB, with amino-acid sequence MRYTPAFPQDPIQEMLEPRRMLRWVWLARVVLACAILVAAVFVWNQAAPADTLVATLAFAMATLATVVSALYAEFERRRPLGVAFYAGQCALDLLLVTAVVHITGGWSSQFAALYILVIASASLLLPFRGGLVVAASACVLYSLDVLWLRPGTGTPFAGVGVQLSVFAVVAVGSGYLALRLRQAGTGREALAAQLVKVQLEAAEILRTIRSGILTVDAQGRLLYANPAATELLGLELRAFTGKPLLPTLIQVSPQLADLLERSARDGIRTTRAEGIIRRNGEEFEIGVTTTVADGTRPDGSVTATAIFQDISDSKRIQALHIRAERLQAVAELSASLAHEIRNPLASIRSATEQLARRYAPAPAGEDDDEAILHGLIVREADRLSRLLADFLDFARTRVMRLESLDVGALTHTAAMLAAAHPDRGPGVQVQVDVASDLPRLMGDEDLLHRAVFNLVLNAIQAVGTEGHVFVEVDRRAPEGVDGSSVAVTGALVAITVTDDGPGIPEELKDRLFEPFVSGKVGGTGLGLPVVHRAVEAHRGVVLVDRLPKGTRFSVVLPVTPATPPVSPAISSNPSGVIA
- a CDS encoding hemolysin family protein; protein product: MLVETPLSSEPELTAATIVVRLLFVLFLVLLNAFFVAAEFALVAVRRSRIDQMAAEGDRSAVVVQKALSQLDRYISGTQLGITLASLALGWIGEPAVAVVVDKVLAQVGIAPAPGAVHTGAGIAMAFLVITFLHIVLGELAPKSIALAKPESVSRWVVRPLMLFSRVMSPFIAMLNGTANRMLRVVGVEPVSEGEHVHSPEELRLLVMQARAHGTLDESDSAMLAGVFDFHNKRAVDVMRPRTDMVAIAEDVELEELIETLRRERYSRYPVYRETADDIVGVFLAKDFWLAEHPETFLLREHLREPLFVPATRGAERVLDDLRRTRAHLAVVLDEYGGTAGIVTMEDLVEEVVGDIADEYDPLSRDALLFDGVLELAGSMSLVDVRSDHKLPIPEGDWSTLGGYAFAALGRLPRVGDRVTYPGGELEVVAMDGRRVAALRVHRRADTAIAGHS
- the arfB gene encoding alternative ribosome rescue aminoacyl-tRNA hydrolase ArfB — its product is MTASDEVLEVAPGVQIPLAELQITAISGGGPGGQHVNKSATRIAVQWNLRTTRALRDDQRAWVLDKLSSRLDTDGALRIVAGEYRSQQQNRRAALERLQQLVARALIVPRARKATRPTRGSVLDRLTSKKQRSATKQQRRRPQDD